The following coding sequences lie in one Palaemon carinicauda isolate YSFRI2023 chromosome 7, ASM3689809v2, whole genome shotgun sequence genomic window:
- the LOC137643556 gene encoding putative nuclease HARBI1: MNSEMSLSEFKHNTTKQASAKFHSMYRQFRHIRNLQRYQHGHIRRVVTDRSNPFHAMTEEEFLMRFRLSKECTLSLIAKIEHTLPNALSNRGCPVPSHLQVLIGLRYIATGNDQLGISDWCDVPQSFVSRCVGKVAYAIGSLCAEFIKFPDQDNITRIKHEFMTIAGMPGVIGCIDCTHIAIEIPSHPRPEVFRSRKGYFSFNVQAVCGPQLQLYNIVARWPGSAHDRNISENSRLCQELEDGILPGHLLGDSGYPCREYLLIPLTAPHGRGENRYNASHIRTRNSVERAFGLLKRRFACLGKKMRTSMRNTKHIIVAAAVLHNLAIAYRVPEPDNVIHELHDPDDLEAQGNIQEDELRQQPQAMRNIQGVFKRQQIIREYFA, encoded by the exons ATGAACTCGGAGATGTCCCTCTCTGAGTTCAAGCACAACACAACAAAACAAGCTTCTGCCAAGTTTCACAG caTGTACCGACAATTCCGTCATATCCGAAACCTTCAGCGCTATCAGCATGGCCACATACGAAGGGTTGTGACAGACCGAAGCAACCCATTCCATGCCATGACTGAGGAAGAATTTCTGATGAGGTTCCGATTAAGTAAAGAATGCACACTTTCATTGATTGCAAAGATAGAGCATACACTGCCCAATGCTCTTAGCAACAGAG gCTGTCCTGTGCCTTCTCACCTGCAGGTCCTAATTGGATTGAGATACATTGCCACTGGAAACGACCAACTTGGTATATCTGATTGGTGTGACGTACCACAGTCTTTTGTTAGTAGATGTGTTGGCAAGGTAGCATATGCAATTGGAAGTTTGTGTGCAGAGTTCATCAAGTTTCCAGACCAAGATAATATCACCAGGATTAAGCATGAATTTATGACTATAGCTGGAATGCCAGGTGTAATTGGGTGCATTGACTGCACTCATATTGCAATTGAGATACCAAGTCACCCGCGTCCTGAAGTTTTCCGCAGCAGAAaaggttatttttcatttaatgtacAAGCAGTCTGTGGTCCTCAGTTGCAGCTCTACAACATTGTAGCTCGGTGGCCTGGCAGTGCACATGAcagaaatatttctgaaaatagTCGACTCTGTCAGGAACTCGAAGATGGTATTCTGCCTGGACACTTGTTGGGTGACAGTGGCTATCCATGTCGTGAATATTTGTTGATTCCTCTGACAGCTCCTCATGGCCGTGGAGAGAACCGCTATAATGCTTCTCACATAAGAACGCGAAACAGTGTTGAGAGAGCATTTGGACTATTAAAAAGAAGATTTGCTTGccttggaaagaaaatgaggacGTCTATGAGAAACACCAAACACATAATTGTTGCTGCTGCAGTTCTCCACAATTTGGCCATCGCCTACAGAGTACCTGAGCCAGATAATGTAATTCATGAACTTCATGATCCAGATGACCTAGAAGCCCAAGGAAACATACAAGAGGATgaattgaggcagcaacctcaagcaATGAGAAATATCCAAGGAGTCTTTAAAAGACAGCAAATCATCAGAGAATATTTTGCTTAG